The proteins below are encoded in one region of Apium graveolens cultivar Ventura chromosome 4, ASM990537v1, whole genome shotgun sequence:
- the LOC141719044 gene encoding uncharacterized protein LOC141719044: MANAFKFFKSVKPPEFHGVADPVQARAWLKEKPVTCFKCGKVGQESTACNQEAAKCFQYGKIGHMKKDCPAAAPASSRGSVAACNRVPTPRTFNMTVKDVVRNTNVIEGTLLLNSNPTNVLFDSGATKSFVSKEFAEKLNLKVEPLKESLQVEIANQEIIPVNQFYANGNLELGGRLLRQGCEAYLAHVVDTKRETPEIHTIPVVNEFEDVFPKDLPGLPPDREIEFAIDLAPGTAPVSKAPYHLAPVEMKELADQLQDLLDKGMIRPSVSP; the protein is encoded by the exons ATGGCTAATGCATTTAAATTTTTCAAGTCGGTCAAGCCCCCAGAGTTTCACGGTGTTGCTGACCCAGTTCAGGCCAGGGCTTGGCTGAAAGAG AAACCGgtgacatgctttaaatgtggtaaGGTAGGGCAAGAGTCCACAGCTTGTAACCAGGAAGCGGCTAAGTGTTTTCAGTACGGAAAGATAGGACACATGAAGAAGGACTGCCCTGCGGCAGCCCCAGCTAGCTCGAGGGGTAGTGTAGCTGCATGTAACAGAGTGCCGACTCctaggacttttaacatgactGTGAAAGATGTCGTAAGGAACACCAATGTTATAGAAGGTACGCTCCTCCTAAACTCCAATCCCACCAATGTGCtttttgattctggagctactaagtCTTTCGTATCTAAGGAATTTGCTGAAAAATTGAACTTAAAAGTGGAACCTTTGAAAGAATCTTTGCAAGTGGAAATAGCTAATCAAGAGATTATCCCTGTAAATCAATTTTATGCTAACGGCAACCTAGAATTAGGTGGA AGACTTTTAAGGCAAGGATGTGAAGCCTACTTGGCTCACGTGGTGGATACCAAACGAGAAACCCCTGAGATCCACACCAtacctgtagttaatgagtttgaGGATGTATTTCCCAAGGATCTTCCCGGACTACCCCCGGATCGGGAGATAGAATTTGCCATTGATTTAGCTCCCGGCACGGCACCAGTATCAAAGGCCCCGTATCATTTGGCCCCCGTCGAGATGAAAGAGTTGGCTGATCAACTGCAAGATCTATTGGATAAAGGAATGATTAGACCGAGCGTGTCCCCGTGA